The following coding sequences are from one SAR86 cluster bacterium window:
- a CDS encoding TatD family hydrolase: protein MQERFFDIGVNLTHESFNNDYKNVIENAFKNSVDRICLTGTSIEDSEKCIEITKEFHRNLISTVGIHPHYADNFDESSKPMLKKLASSENVKAIGETGLDFNRNFSSKEKQIESFHTHIEIANDLNMPMFLHQRDAHKLFLECINNVKIKSKAVVHCFTGNISELDEYLNMDLFIGITGWLCDPIRGKDLEKAIKEIPLNKLMIETDSPYLLPKNLKVKGRRNEPKFLPEIFNKIVSLRSETSEEIQNQIYLNSLNFFNLNG, encoded by the coding sequence ATGCAAGAAAGATTTTTTGATATCGGGGTTAATTTAACACATGAGTCGTTCAATAATGATTATAAGAATGTTATTGAAAATGCCTTTAAAAATAGTGTTGATAGAATTTGTCTCACTGGTACTTCAATTGAAGATAGCGAAAAATGTATTGAAATTACAAAAGAGTTCCATAGAAATTTAATTTCTACAGTAGGTATTCACCCTCACTATGCTGATAATTTTGATGAATCTTCCAAACCAATGTTAAAAAAATTGGCTTCAAGTGAAAACGTTAAGGCAATAGGCGAAACCGGATTAGACTTCAATAGAAATTTTTCTTCAAAAGAAAAACAAATTGAATCATTTCATACACACATAGAAATTGCTAATGATTTAAACATGCCAATGTTTCTCCACCAGAGGGATGCTCATAAATTATTTTTAGAATGTATTAATAATGTAAAAATAAAATCAAAAGCCGTTGTCCATTGTTTTACTGGAAATATTTCAGAATTAGATGAATATTTAAATATGGATTTATTTATAGGTATAACTGGATGGCTATGTGATCCTATAAGAGGAAAAGACTTAGAAAAAGCTATTAAAGAAATTCCCCTGAACAAACTCATGATTGAAACAGACTCTCCGTATTTACTTCCAAAAAATTTAAAAGTTAAAGGTCGAAGAAATGAACCAAAGTTTTTACCAGAAATTTTTAATAAAATAGTTTCTTTAAGAAGTGAGACTAGTGAAGAAATACAAAACCAGATTTATTTAAATAGCTTAAATTTCTTTAATCTAAACGGATAA